The DNA window CGCGCAAAATTCGACCGGAAGCGAAGGACGCCATGAACCCCGAGGATCCGCATTTCGGCCTGATGATGACGATGATCGGCATGGGTACCGTTTTCACGGCGCTAATCCTGCTGGCCGTTTTTACCTACATTTTCAAAAGGTTATTTTGCCGAGGCGAATCGGAAACGGTAACCGCCGAACCGACGCCGAGTGCGCCTGAACCACCGCGTGCCGCAGCCGAACCGCCCCCCGCGGCGCCGGTCGACCCCGTATTGCACGCCAAACGAAAACGCGTAGCCGCGATCGCCGTGGCGTTGCTCCTGGCAGCCTCCGGCCAAGTGCGTCCCTTATTCAACCCCAAGCCGGGCGAAGGCCGCTCTTGGCGGCAGACCTACCGCCAGCGCGTATTGTTCGGCGGCCGGCGCCGACGCTAAGTCACCGCATCACGGGAGATTTCCGTGCAAAGCCTTCTCGAACTCTTTGATTCCACCGGCATCGCCCATCTAGACGATGTGCGATTTCTAATCATGATCGGTATCGGCCTGGTGTTCATTTACCTGGCGGTCACCAAGAACTATGAACCCCTACTGTTGGTG is part of the Candidatus Lernaella stagnicola genome and encodes:
- a CDS encoding OadG family protein, which codes for MARKIRPEAKDAMNPEDPHFGLMMTMIGMGTVFTALILLAVFTYIFKRLFCRGESETVTAEPTPSAPEPPRAAAEPPPAAPVDPVLHAKRKRVAAIAVALLLAASGQVRPLFNPKPGEGRSWRQTYRQRVLFGGRRRR